The DNA segment CATCATAACCCCATTGTAACTGCCAATGATCCACCGCATAGCGTTCGGCTCCCACGCACCTAGACCACACGAGCAAAGGCTCGCGCTCAATGAATGAAATTTTGTATGATCAGCGCTTGTGGCTTGTTGGTTCCATTAACAGCTAATAATGAGTGTACGCTACATAGGCTTAATAATGCCTACACCGTCATCGTTCATAACCGGAATATTCCATTTTAAAGCGCATGAAGACCTGCAATTGGCGATTATTGTTATTTAGCGTCTGCTATTGAATATCtggaaaaaataaacacatatcGTGTTCTTTGCATCATTACGGAACTGTGCCCGAGACcatttgatttaaaacaaaaatacatttccttTAAATGCATCATCATGGAATTACGTAAACAGGGCATTTACAGTTCAATCGTTTCAAGCATATTGCatgaaagcaaaaaaagaaaaaagaatagaaCATGTAAATCATGCCTTGTCAGCTTTATAtctatatcctatatatatataaagctgacAAGgcatgataatatatatatatatatatatatatatatatatatatatatatatatatatatatatatatatatatatatatatatatatatatatatatatataaagcaaggCATGCTTTGCATGTTCaattctatttatatatttatattagttttaataatctggaaaaagtggtaacctgtggtgtataaatacaattaaaaatcaaaataaagtaTGCACCCGATCTCTAAAATTCCTGTATTTGCGCTTTTATACATGAACAATGTGTGATACATGTATTTTGtccatacacaaaaaaaaaaaaattaatactaATATAATTATAGTCCCACATGAATGTATAGGCCtatcagggtaagtttcttgctggcatggtgtatAAGATCCATGGtgttcaatatgtgtttaaattaACGGTtttcattaatgttccttttattaggttactaaaattgttaatacttttaaaatcgTTAGAATTAATAAACTAACCTATACATAATACGCAGCATTGTTTAtaagtgtagtaatgttcacgtttACTTAGCCTTGTATTACCATATACAGCCTACATACGaattaatggttatttgtttaatttgtgtactataatgtgcATTTCCGTGTAAAGGGAAATTGTTTTCCTTCttagaaatattaaatattgaaatgatgtaatATCACAAGAAAAAGGTCAGCAGTTAAAGGCAAAACATAATCGAAAAcgagcatcaaaaactagcacTGGTGCAGTATAGATGCAGTATTTTGGCCTACACAAAGTTTATTTGCACAAGTTTCATTTAAGGCTGGCAAATATCCAGTCGCGTCTGAAAtcaacgttctgattggtggatcggcttggtcggactgtctgtcttgtTGGCATCAGTTGCGCTCCCGCAGCTCCGTGtgcgtttagagagaatctctgtacacttactaaaaataaaaaataaaaaataaaaacatttgctcaacggtgctgcggcatCGCGTTATTAGATCGAAAAAGTTCCGGGTCAACGCATACTCGTTGTTCAGGCGGCCGTATATCTTATTTCaagtgggcatacgcaaaatcctgaGAAACAGGTGACTACACTAGGCTACTGGTTGTAACCTATACAATTTATACATTAAGGAGCTGTTTCTACCTGACCTTTCTCTGAAAAGTGTAACCTAAAGTAGTTAGGTGGAttgatatgttaaataatatttttgacttgaatcaaaagTGTGAAAAGGGCTATTAGCctaaaatataattgtataaaaatgacttgtattaatccagttaatttagatgtgacacattttttcatattgtaatttGTACACTGTTTTGTCCTCATAAAAAAAGGCCTTTCACAGCAAAATATGGAATCCATATAACTCTCATCATCTCTCTCAGAGTCAGATTCTGAAGTATTTCTCGGTCTCTCGGAGCTTTGCCGTTTCTATGCCAGTTGCTGTaaggttttgtttacatttacatttatgcatttaggtgacgcttttatccacagcgacttacagtgcacttattagagggacaatccccccagagcaacctggagttaagtgccttgctcaaggacacaatggtggtggctgtggggatcggacCAGCGATattcagcgaccttctgattgccagttTTGTTTACTTCGAATCAACTTTGAAACAAGATCACAGAACAAGATTTAAGATGCTTTATTGGTATGGTAAAAAAGAAGCCTACGTTGCCAAAGCACAGTAACATTAAATATAGCCTACATTGCCTGAACATTTACACACATGTAAGttagggggcagtggtggctcagcggttaaggctctaaTTGCTGACCAGAAGATTAGGGATTCAAGCCTCGAcaacactgttgggcccttgagcaagagcAAGGCCCTGACCTAATCTGTTCCAGGGTCACGGTATGTgtccctgcactctgaccccagtttaggatatgtgaaaaaaaatatatagagatGAATTATtataaagaaagagaaaaaattaACTTTGCATACCTCGCAGTCAGGTTTGAGCTTGTTGTTTCCTCTGGCATTATATTTTGTCCTTGTGTTGTATCTGATTGTGAAGGGTTGTGAAGTGGTAGTTTTGGATTGTGGAATGGAACGtgaatatttacagtaaaaggggatgtaaaaatgtatctgtttatcacccacacatatcatattgcttttgaagacatggattaaacctggTTTTTTTTAGCTTGGTTTTTTCAAGTAATGTGCACAGAGCCAGATAAACATTTTACTGCTATTGTACTATACACATATGAAGCacaatataaattatgttttgcctaaaaataatatttctaaaAACCACCAATATATCTGCTGCATGAGGGATGTCCGctcattgaaaaaaacaaaactactgACCTGGCTCAAAATGATCATGTTGGAAAAACGATTAGCTTTTACACAAGACGGAAGTTTTACACCAAACGCCCTGCCTTGTCTATGAAACGGTTCTTAGGTGAACCAATTTCAAGGGCGCAAATTGTTGAGGGGTATGCAACATCAATGTTGGCGTAAATCATAAGCAAATTACGTGGCCTTTGGGGCCTTTTTAAGATTATATTAAATACAGTAGTGATGTAGAGGAGGTGACAACAAATGTGACTCCTATACGGAACCATTCATAACTCAACACGTTtcaaactgcagccaaatgaAACAAATGTTACAATTCGGAACCcaactaaaaaaatacaaataaaaaatataaatctgtaTGCGTTGCCTATTATTTGATTCGAACTATTATGTTTAGAATTTAAGTTCGAATTGTTATACGAACAGTACAGCaatgaaactatatatatatatatatatatattctgtgcaTCGTGTACACACACACGATGCACACAAaagtaatttcatttaatttgtctGCATGATTTTTTTCCATCTAAACAGAAAACGAAAGAAACGAAAGATGTTTAATTGTTCAACATAATTGCTTCTGAAGCAGGTCTCTCTAACTCACATTTCTTTGGCCAATGTTTTGGATTTAGTCAATAATTGATTCAGGAATTGTTTATTAATTCTTGAGGTAATTTATTCACCACATAATGTTTTGTCACGTCGTGTTTGACAGCGAGACAACAACAGGCGAAGGTTGGAAAGCGTAGCAACATTAGTTATGGTTAGTAAGAGGAGCCAATATACGTTGGACATGGCGGAGGGCAAGTTAACAACTATAACAAGTTTATGTCTCTAAATGTAAAGCGATTGAAAGCCCATTCCCAAACATACGGCGACTTGCATTGATTTTCATACCGACCACTCCCGTTCCTGCAAGTGTAGCTACACAAATAACGTTTTATTGTTCTGTTATTGCTATTATCTGACTTGCCTGAGGATGGTTTCTCAACACTTAAATTAAACAGTCTCACATTCTTTGATCGCAGACGCGGcgtcagccccgaatgttttgagtgtagccccgaatatATTTTGAGAAGTTGACTggcaaatatgaaaccggacaatagcctattgTAAACcaccgaaatcataagttgccttatttcattgtgttttggctttgaaCATACTgaatacagcctgtaaaaatagacataggtcttaaaaataatctagcctatagattaagtttctttgctgtcggtagcctatgggcgactccgtttcttccggtctgttgaatatgcagccggtaggggaggagttgacatcaactaacgttattattggcgagttaacagcagttagcaggaaagacagcaaaaatgaagcaaatgaggctttggggatttttccaaagtcagtgggtaagaattcacttttttttttggtccgtaaagtctgaagatcatcatctggctggctttcacccacagtagtagggtgaccatacgtcctatTTTTCCCGGAcatttttcggaccttaaaaatgtgtccggccgggatttctaaatttgcgaaaatgtccgggattcggctgtagttgcattatgatgtgcatctggtctaatactttattttgagtgtgcgcgtgtttgcattgctttaacccctctttgtaagtcccgccttctcgcacaccaattggtcgattataagagacttgcagcaactattggccaaatttctgcctgtcaatctctccgcgaacgCACGAAGCGCTATTGTGTTCGGCATTAAagagttgcttgacagtagcagcaaatgacagctgagtgaaAACAATGCCCgaagaaaagtgcaaatttacagaagatttgcacaaaaaattcccatgctttcgtccaggtcgagatccgtaggaagcagaatgtatgacgtAAAGATGGAACATAagttatgtgtcagttgctaattaTGCTCTGCGAAGcgtaaagggtcagcaaaaggtgaaagttcatcaggtaaattaacggactacttttcTGACCAGGTTaaattatcacattgcttcaatggccattaaaaataatagtaatagtaaaaggtacactcatggcatcaaataatttattttagtacatggacattcaaaagaatgttggaaatagttatttatttatatacatgttacatgttatgTTGTGCTAattgagtgtctttttcactgtattaaaatttgcattcattgtaacactgtttatcaagtgttgttttctctaaggataaccaataagaattaacataaaatgtatgtgtgacttgttttgtgatattagtttgtaggaaatatacactttgatttgattaaatggttttgtagagggtagcaaagatgagcaacagactgaggagcagcagctgtgccagaatcaggcatggaaactggtaacaattaataagtcactttacttttagagaaagttaaaagtgaaacattgtttatctcaatgatcctaatgaaagaaTTAGTtagatgccatagtgtgtcaatgaacttagactaaagtcattcatgtattgctttaacttaggatcttaaacataattttgactatttatgtcaaaaaatataaattatttatattatttttatttttttttacctcactttactcactataatattactcttttgtgatgactttatggtaatgtatggaaattcaagaatcatgatagatctaagggcaatcccactgatctgctcttcccaatacattttcttcaatggtattggtccacaatttgaaatatgtagcacttgatgaattagttttttgaagctgatttgcaataagttatgtgctgtatctgttcttttgcatcacagatgattcgggGAGGAGAGGGAacgagttagtcgaggatagtactagagtggaagatttaggaactagaaacaggcccagccagagcaaaactcaaagaataccctctcaccagctttggactacagggaagtggttgctagtatgaaaataaaatggtctgggctaagccccggatgtccttcaatgctggaaacaccCTGTTTTGATGACACAGTGTGTCCACAGCTTTGCTCGGCCATTCTTGTACAGCGCCGTTGACTACAGTCTCCTCTAAATATTAGACAATTTGATTGACGTGTTGTGTGCACATTTTTACGTTTGATTTTCTCTTTATGTTTTACattaattgtagaataaaataaNNNNNNNNNNNNNNNNNNNNNNNNNNNNNNNNNNNNNNNNNNNNNNNNNNNNNNNNNNNNNNNNNNNNNNNNNNNNNNNNNNNNNNNNNNNNNNNNNNNNNNNNNNNNNNNNNNNNNNNNNNNNNNNNNNNNNNNNNNNNNNNNNNNNNNNNNNNNNNNNNNNNNNNNNNNNNNNNNNNNNNNNNNNNNNNNNNNNNNNNNNNNNNNNNNNNNNNNNNNNNNNNNNNNNNNNNNNNNNNNNNNNNNNNNNNNNNNNNNNNNNNNNNNNNNNNNNNNNNNNNNNNNNNNNNNNNNNNNNNNNNNNNNNNNNNNNNNNNNNNNNNNNNNNNNNNNNNNNNNNNNNNNNNNNNNNNNNNNNNNNNNNNNNNNNNNNNNNNNNNNNNNNNNNNNNNNNNNNNNNNNNNNNNNNNNNNNNNNNNNNNNNNNNNNNNNNNNNNNNNNNNNNNNNNNNNNNNNNNNNNNNNNNNNNNNNNNNNNNNNNNNNNNNNNNNNNNNNNNNNATGACAGTGTGTCCACAGCTTTGCTGTGACTGGCCATTCTTGTATGCGCCCGTTGACTACAGTCTCCTCTAAATATTAGACAATTTGATTGGACGTGTTGTATGTGCACATTTTTACGTTTGATTTTCTCTTTATGTTTTACattaattgtagaataaaataataattcaaatcacgTTTTTTTAAGTTCATGTATTAATAgcctaatatactgtatgtatgtatgtatgtatatatatatatatatatatatatatatatatatatatatatatatatatatatatacatatacacatatatacaaacaccaTTTTGAGCCCCTGTCCAATATAGAGATGGACCTGCGTCATTTTTCATCCAAACAGTAAAAAGGAAACTACAAAGTGTGATATTAAAATGGGCATTAAGCATCTGAGTTTGCAGTCGGTGGTCTGTTATAGTAAACTATATGGAACAACATGTTTTAGCTGAAAGAAATCATTGAGAAAAGCGTGACGCAACAAAAATAAGtagtttcaataaataatatttatttcttcatcttataaatagtataaaacatttttcattttaaaacttttacagcaaataaataaatatataaataaacacatttaaataacacagatcaataaaaaataataaatatgtggacctaaataaaatatctaaaatacctGATAATCATATATTTTGCTGAATTGCTGACTGGATGAAACTGAATGAATACTTTATCCAAAGTGCAGCTTTTTCTTCAAAAAGAAGTGAACAAGATAATAACTTCATCTGAGTGTTGCACAAAGAACAACACtcatcaaaacacaaaataaataggtTTCAGTTTGTTAATTGGTCAGATATGTGTGAGAAATATAACCAGATCTGATTTTTTCAAGTTTTCATAAAGAACACATAAGGTAAACTTTGTTACAATTCTGCACAAATTAGTGCTACATTCattgaaattaaatacaaaagtgAGATCATTATATAAACACCATCAAGTTTTTGTTTGTCACAAAGTCAAGCTGTTCTTTCCTCCTGTCAGCCAGttctgtcttttaatatctcagcAGGGTCTTTAAATGGCTTGCAATGATGTCCATCCTATTAAGGTGACTTCTCACAGCTCTCCGGATCTGTTCCCATCCCTGAGCACTGTATTCCTTAAAAACACAAGAGAAACAACTCTACATGAGTacaaaatgactttcctttttatgttgaagacattttccatcattgatatttgtttttacaaagtagCATTCACATAACAGAAGAGTAAATACAATAATcctataaaaaacataataaactgtTATGTTTTTTAACAAGAGAAGTCAAAAGCCTGTGGCGGACAATCATGAAATTATGTGAAAAGTTTTGGCAATGTGCTTGGCAATGACTGGAATGACTGGGGTAAACCACTAGGGTCATACAaaagggcgagagagagagagagagagagagagagagagagagagagagagagagagagagagagagagagagagagaaaagcattGAAAGAGGAGCCAgactcagctgggggagccagtcCTCCTCTGGCTTTACATTAATATTGTATTTTCAGAATTGGGCAAAAGTCTTAGGAACTTAAGAAGTTTCAAGATTTGTCTTAAGAtgcttatttatatcttcagctttggtATCCAAATTACAGCCAATGACTTCACATATTATAGTGATATTAAGCAATCAAATGAGAACTTACCTTTTTCTTTAGAATTTTCATTAAATCCCTGAAGTGCCTGTTTATTCTTATCTCGTAAGACTCTTTGTGTGATGATTTATGGTATTGAGACAcctaaacaaaatgcaaacatgtaACAAGCTCATAAGTTTAGCTGTTTTATGCACACATGCAGGACACTATAATGCCTTTAGACCAGCTGCAGTGATTTTAGGTATTTATGTAGTAATACTTTTACTCAAGACTTACACATTCTTTTAGTTCAGATGACTGCCTGTGCAGGACACTTAGAAAATTATCAATGGTCTTGTGGTTCCATTTCACTGAATTCATGTGCTCTCTGTCATCCATGAGGTGGATGATATGGCCAAAGGTCAAGGCAAGAAACCTCACCTGGTCTTCCACCTGTCAGGGCACATAGTGTTAAACATGACATCAATGGTCCTTACAGATTGTAAACATTGACATGATGTATAAATAGTCAAGctttataaacaaataaaggaTTTTTAACTCCTGATTATTCGCGATTTCACATGTAATAAAATAGCAGTTGTCATactgaacatttttagtttttggaTAAATTTGATACTTTACAGTATATTCTTCTTACCTTAGCCTTGCCAATCAATTTGTACAGGGCCCCGGGAAATCGCACATTTCCTACAGGATGTTCTGAACCCTATAAGACAgacagagtaaaaatgtaatttctgatatgTCACAAACAGTATATCTCATACTGTATGTCTTCCATTGCAGTTTTAATGTCAAGTGCATCCGATAGGAAAAAAGACCATGCACTGTATCCTatttcaaatcatttaaaatagtcCTAACCAATAAAATTAAAccaataaaaatcacatttagcCAGTCTTGGTAAGACTTGAACAATAAATtgctattaaaatataaataaatcagtgCTGTCAATTGTAAGTTACTCACCATTTGGGAAAGCAGGGTCAGAGACTCCGAGCTTATCATCTTGTACCGGCCGAGCCACTCGCAGGCATTGCATTGACTCTGCAgagtaaaaaatataacaaacatGTACGTCCACATTTGGGATTGTTTCATCATTGCACACATGCAATAGCTTTCTACGTTGTCGCTCAAGAGAATATTTCATCTCCATGGTGGAGTGAGTCGGATATATTCGAGAGTATGGAAAGGGAAAACGAAGGAGGCTAGGCTATGGCTAGTTGATACAAGAGAAGAATTCCCCGTACAGTCTTTTCATAcgtttttactttcactttctactTTCTTAAGAGAGAGTATAGCGAATACCATAAGAAATAACTTCTCTTATCTatgaacttttaaatgtacttgcaTTTTAAAATTGATCAAAAGTACTTTTAGAAAATTTAGTTTTAGAGCTCTTTAATTCACTTTAGTTTACAAGACCGCAGTTCAATACAGACACAGTCAGTCCTGGTTAATGCAACGATTTTCCCACGCTAACGGCAACATAAACTTACATATAGGTCAAAGTAATCCCACAGGTCAAGAAGACCTACCTGATTCCAAAGTATTTCAAGGTCGCTGAAGAAGGGGAAACTCGTTCGTGTTCACAGCAGATTTGGCAGCGGGTAGAAAAACTTTCGGTTTAAATAAGGTGTGACGTAGAGCGTTGCGCTTTGTAATGGAACGTGCTGACATCACTCTCATTGGATTTCACCGCACTTTCTCCTGCTGCAGTTCACTGGAATGCCACTGCAATGCAATCTTTTCGAAAATCATGCGAAAATAATGAGCAAGCAAATTGCAATGCTTTGCTTTGATTTCCCACCAGATCACTTATCAAAAGAATACTTTACTCTAGTGTATTTAAGGGTTCAAGAATCAAAGGTTCAGACACCCCCACTACTCAGTCGTACAGACACCCATCCGTTGGGCACTATAGTCCAGTTTCAACCCCTATAAGGTGTTTTCCTCCACCCCTCCGTTTTCCcaatattttggattgtttgtaaaaaaaaaaaaaacattaaaatctaaATCGAACTCTTCCTATAGGCCGTTTGCccgatcggaaccaaaccagtgcagaaagattcagcAGATTCCCAAtatgaaaagttatcaaaggaattttgaaatTCTGATTTATCGTCAAAGGTTACGCCAAAACGTTTGAAGTCGCTCGTTATTCTGACCatgatattattattgttattattattattattattattattagttattattattagttattttgcACCATGCATGCTAAGATTTCTttcttcaagaatttcagcttttactaAGAAActatttttactttaagcccagataaaaatataaaagtgacTTTGCTGTAAACatcctcattctgaacaactttgccttaAGTATCAATTATTTGAAATACTTGTgattattttaaaagattactTATTTGAACTAGTCCTAGTCCGTTCACCCGattggaaccaaaccagtgcacaaagattatctggagtcccaaaatgaaaagttttcaAATGAATTTGAAATTCGAAATTTATCGTCAAATAGTCTATGTCCAAACTTTCATAATGGTGTGACCACTTTTACTAAACTGGTTAACTGAATCAGATATTGTCACCATAATTTGGTTCACATGCAGATAGAGTTTTTCTATaggacacacaaaaacattttttgctcTGTGATTCCTTGCATCATGCACAAGAGTTTTGCCCCCTGTCAGAGTTTTGCTCCACCTCTTCGTTTTCCTGATATTTTGGATTGTTGGAAAAAATTCGAAACAAACTCATCCTAGGCCATTTGCCCGACTGGAACTAAACCAGTGCAGAAATATTAAGCAGAGTTCCAATATGAAAAGTTATCAAAGCAATTTTGAAATTCTGATTTATCGCAAAACGTTTGTGGTGGGCATATCCATTTTACCTAAACGGTTATAACTTTTGAACAGATTGAAATATTAACGCAAATTTGGGCTCATTCTGAggacacacacaaaatattgcacacctttgcctcttggtggcgctataatacaaattacaaaataaaaaatagatctaaatatatatccgattgacttgaaattttgcatgcaatgtctttgtccaaggtgtcATCATGGTCTATGAAGATAGTGGcatatctttaaaaatatgtCCGCTATCGaccaatcagctttcagcagcTTTTATGTAGCATTTGTCTCTTGGCCCAAGAGGTTTGTGTAAAATTTGAAAAACGTTGGCCACCAGGAGGTACTGTCTTATTTTACATGCGTGTAAATCGTTGTAAATACCGCTGTTTTTAACAAAGAAATACATTATTCACACCATATTGtagatctcctcattctgaacaactttacCTTAAAGACCATTGGTGTGAAACAAAacgttcaataaataaatacttaagaTTATTTTAAAAGATGACTTTTTCAAACTAGTCCTAGGCCGCTCACCTAATCGGAAGCAAACCAGTGCAGAGTGATTCTCTGGTGTCCCAAAATGAAATGTTATCAAAGGAATTTGGACATTTTGATTTATCGTCAAACAGTAAGCCAAAATTTTCATAATGGATAAGACCACTTTTATAAAAATGGTTATTATTCCTAAGCAGAATAAGATATTGTTACCAAATTTGGTAAACATATGTTTGGATTAATACTAAGGACACACAAAAGCAGTTGTGAACCTCCacctcttggtggcgctataaatCTAAACACGTAAAAAAGGATCTAACTTTGGAACATCTGGGCCGATTGACTTGAAAGTTTACCTAGAAAAACATGGTCGCCATCAACAAAATCACATTTTAGCAGCTATTTGATCTAGTCCTATTCAGTTCACCCGAtctgaaccaaaccagtgcagaaagattctctgGAGTTTCATTATTAAGAATTATCCAAAAAGTTTTAACCTTCGATTGAATGTCGCAATGCTACACCAAAA comes from the Xyrauchen texanus isolate HMW12.3.18 chromosome 12, RBS_HiC_50CHRs, whole genome shotgun sequence genome and includes:
- the ifnphi1 gene encoding interferon phi 1 isoform X5, coding for MISSESLTLLSQMGSEHPVGNVRFPGALYKLIGKAKVEDQVRFLALTFGHIIHLMDDREHMNSVKWNHKTIDNFLSVLHRQSSELKECVSQYHKSSHKESYEIRINRHFRDLMKILKKKEYSAQGWEQIRRAVRSHLNRMDIIASHLKTLLRY
- the ifnphi1 gene encoding interferon phi 1 isoform X2; the encoded protein is MKQSQMWTYMFVIFFTLQSQCNACEWLGRYKMISSESLTLLSQMGSEHPVGNVRFPGALYKLIGKAKVEDQVRFLALTFGHIIHLMDDREHMNSVKWNHKTIDNFLSVLHRQSSELKECVSQYHKSSHKESYEIRINRHFRDLMKILKKKEYSAQGWEQIRRAVRSHLNRMDIIASHLKTLLRY
- the ifnphi1 gene encoding interferon phi 1 isoform X6, whose product is MISSESLTLLSQMGSEHPVGNVRFPGALYKLIGKAKVEDQVRFLALTFGHIIHLMDDREHMNSVKWNHKTIDNFLSVLHRQSSELKECVSQYHKSSHKESYEIRINRHFRDLMKILKKKEYSAQGWEQIRRAVRSHLNRMDIIASHLKTLLRY
- the ifnphi1 gene encoding interferon phi 1 isoform X1, whose protein sequence is MCAMMKQSQMWTYMFVIFFTLQSQCNACEWLGRYKMISSESLTLLSQMGSEHPVGNVRFPGALYKLIGKAKVEDQVRFLALTFGHIIHLMDDREHMNSVKWNHKTIDNFLSVLHRQSSELKECVSQYHKSSHKESYEIRINRHFRDLMKILKKKEYSAQGWEQIRRAVRSHLNRMDIIASHLKTLLRY